The nucleotide window TATGGTTCTCTCCCGTTTGGTGGCCACGCAACGCGCTCAAATTGCGACTTTGCGGGCTTTGGGCTATGGCGTCTGGCAGCTTCTTCGTCACTATTTGTTGTTTGTTTTATTGGTGGTAACTCTTGGTTCCCTAGCGGGAGTGCTCGTTGGCGCATGGTTGGGCTATGAGCTAACGAATCTCTATTCTCATTATTTTCATTTTCCAGCGCTACGTTTTTCACTTGGTACAGATCTCGTGCTGCTTTCCGTTTGGGTGAGTTTGCTGGCGGGTACGGTGGGTGCTCTTAGTGCAGTCTGGAAGGTAATTCAACTTCCTCCTGCAGAAGCCATGCGTCCAGCCGCACCAACTCGGTATCGACGTCGATTTTGGGACTACATAAGTGTATTGCTTATGCTGAATCAAAGCTCGCGTATGGTAATCCGGGAACTTTCTCGACGTCCATGGCGCACACTTTTTTCCACGGCCGCGATTGCTTCAGCTATTGCGATTTCAGTGGCAGGGCGTTTTTCCTACGATGCAATTTATTTTTTAATGGATCAGTATTTTCCGTCTTATCTACGCGAAGATGTGACCGTTACCTTTTCCGAACCTGCCAGCAAAGATGCCTTGGACTATATTCGTGCGATTCCAGGAGTACAGCAAGTCGAAGGCTCGCGTGCACTTGCTGCTCGTTTTCGTTCGAAACACTACCTAAGAGAAGCCGTCGTCTACTCGGTGGGGAAACGCGACACTTTACGCCCTGTGCTTGCTTGGCCTATTGAGGAGAAACACATCCCTGCGCACGGGATCGTGCTCGGGCGCAAACTCGCTGAAATCTTACATGTTCAATTGGGTCAATCGGTAGCTCTGGAAGTGCTCGAGGGAGATAGACAGAAATTCGAAGTACAAGTAAGTGCGTATGTGAACGACCTTATCGGTCTACAGGCGTATATCGATCAGCAGGTGCTTGCGAGATTGCTCGATGAACGTCCTCGTTATAGTGGAGCGAGTCTATTGATCAACCAAAGCCAATACAAAGAGGTCATGAGCGATCTCAAAGCGATACCGGGTGTGTACAAGGTATTCACGCCTGACAGTATTTTTAAACGTTTTAGGAACAAAGCGGAAGCATGATGATTGCTTTTACTGTGGTTCTTGCTCTATTTGCTGCTGCGATAGCTTTTGGAGTGGTGTACAACAATGCGCGTATTTCTCTCGCTCAACGTTCACGTGATTTAGCCACACTGAGAGTGCTTGGTTTTAGACGTCGCGAAGTCGCATCTGTTTTAATTGGAGAACTCGTAGTGCATGTGACACTGGCGATTATTCCTGGTGTGCTGTTTGGTCTTTGGCTCTCGAAGTTAATTGCGGACGCCGTTGACCCGGAAAATT belongs to Myxococcales bacterium and includes:
- a CDS encoding FtsX-like permease family protein; protein product: MVKAIDRKLIRDCRRLIGQIASIALVVASGVASYCAVQSTYRSLQQSRREYYSRFAFADAFLSLKRAPEQLKESFDRLAGVSFSDTRVVELASLPMPGMDEPASASLVSLPEHGQATINRVHIKDGHYPAVGSDEVLLFETFAKAHHLKTGDHLSVVLRGMKRELRIAGLAMSPEFLFPMSPTEMMPDEKRFAVLWMRRDALAAMSDMRGAFNDVVFRLGQGVDRDALKGKVDRLTERYGGFGLYYRDKQISNKYLEQELEQLRGMATVVPTIFLLVAAFLLNMVLSRLVATQRAQIATLRALGYGVWQLLRHYLLFVLLVVTLGSLAGVLVGAWLGYELTNLYSHYFHFPALRFSLGTDLVLLSVWVSLLAGTVGALSAVWKVIQLPPAEAMRPAAPTRYRRRFWDYISVLLMLNQSSRMVIRELSRRPWRTLFSTAAIASAIAISVAGRFSYDAIYFLMDQYFPSYLREDVTVTFSEPASKDALDYIRAIPGVQQVEGSRALAARFRSKHYLREAVVYSVGKRDTLRPVLAWPIEEKHIPAHGIVLGRKLAEILHVQLGQSVALEVLEGDRQKFEVQVSAYVNDLIGLQAYIDQQVLARLLDERPRYSGASLLINQSQYKEVMSDLKAIPGVYKVFTPDSIFKRFRNKAEA
- a CDS encoding ABC transporter permease, with protein sequence MMIAFTVVLALFAAAIAFGVVYNNARISLAQRSRDLATLRVLGFRRREVASVLIGELVVHVTLAIIPGVLFGLWLSKLIADAVDPENFRLPVIVSAQTYAFSVGIVILSALLSAWLVRRRVNNLDLIGVLKTRE